A portion of the Edaphobacter bradus genome contains these proteins:
- a CDS encoding glycosyltransferase family 4 protein, producing MKILLIGNYELGDARSMPRFGEMLRRELAARGHEVELLRAKAVLGGLGGGDTNSGGLSKYLSYVDMYVIFPLRVWLRSGRRWNAVHICDHSNAVYGRWVRGRKPSVTCHDLLGIQRGEGKFPQLRVGRMGRRQQQWIKRSLLAIQRVVCVSRATERDLRAMGFAGETRVIANPLNEDFHPASNDRVREVRQAIGLGGAEPYVLHVGGNLWYKNRPGLVRIFAALRKFGADFASLRFVMAGHPFNDELRAEVSRLGLGAQVIEMVDPPNDVVEALYTDASLLLFASLHEGFGWPIVEAQTLGCPVATSNREPMVEVAGGAAMLVDPEDAEGAAAVIATEWPRRAELRERGYGNAARFSREQLIGEYEDFLSEEWRRE from the coding sequence ATGAAGATTCTGTTGATCGGAAACTACGAACTGGGCGACGCCAGGAGCATGCCTCGTTTTGGCGAGATGCTTCGGCGCGAGCTGGCCGCGCGTGGGCACGAGGTGGAGCTTCTGCGCGCGAAAGCGGTGCTCGGAGGTCTCGGCGGTGGTGACACCAACTCGGGCGGCCTGAGCAAGTACCTCAGCTACGTCGACATGTATGTCATCTTCCCGCTGCGGGTGTGGCTGCGTAGCGGCCGCCGCTGGAACGCGGTGCACATCTGCGATCACTCGAACGCAGTGTACGGGCGGTGGGTGCGCGGGCGGAAGCCGAGCGTCACCTGCCACGACCTGCTGGGGATCCAGCGCGGCGAAGGCAAATTTCCGCAGCTGCGCGTCGGCCGCATGGGCCGGCGGCAGCAGCAGTGGATCAAGCGCAGTCTCCTCGCCATACAGCGCGTGGTGTGTGTCTCGCGTGCGACCGAGCGAGACTTGCGAGCCATGGGCTTTGCAGGTGAGACGCGGGTGATTGCGAATCCGCTGAATGAGGACTTTCACCCGGCGAGCAACGATCGGGTGCGCGAGGTGCGCCAGGCGATCGGCCTCGGCGGTGCCGAGCCGTATGTGTTGCATGTGGGCGGAAATCTCTGGTACAAGAACCGGCCGGGTCTGGTGCGCATCTTCGCTGCCTTGCGCAAGTTTGGCGCCGACTTCGCTTCGCTGCGCTTCGTCATGGCTGGACACCCATTCAACGATGAACTGCGCGCCGAGGTGAGCCGGCTGGGGCTCGGAGCCCAGGTAATCGAGATGGTGGACCCGCCGAACGATGTGGTGGAGGCTTTGTACACCGACGCCTCGCTGCTGCTGTTCGCATCCCTCCATGAGGGCTTCGGCTGGCCCATCGTTGAGGCACAGACGCTGGGGTGTCCTGTGGCGACGTCAAACCGTGAGCCCATGGTCGAAGTCGCGGGCGGTGCGGCGATGCTGGTCGATCCGGAAGACGCGGAGGGCGCGGCAGCGGTGATTGCAACCGAGTGGCCGCGGCGAGCGGAGCTGCGCGAGCGTGGTTACGGCAACGCCGCGCGTTTCAGCCGCGAGCAGTTAATAGGCGAGTATGAAGACTTTCTGAGCGAGGAGTGGAGACGGGAATGA
- a CDS encoding glycosyltransferase family 9 protein translates to MANKTRDTASRVLIYRLGSLGDTVVALPALHLVAKAFPNAERRLLTNFPVNVKAPPAVAILEHTGLVHGFIPYAVGTRSPRDLISLWWQLVRWRPQVVVYLASARGIASAKRDAAFFRLCGVRQLIGVPLTEEMQRNRLGPDQVLEPEAERLARNIAVLGDAALDEPSSWDLRLTAEERRRAAEALEPLGTRRVVALSVGTKRQSKDWGKENWRALLARMAELYPEYSVALCGAEEEREASEYAAEGWRQSAAPKTANAIVNLCGSLSPRESAAVCERSRVFVGHDSGPMHLAAAVQTPCVAVFSARNRPKVWFPYGRRHRVIYHQVDCWGCNLETCIVEKKKCIDSIEVKEVLDAVRALIEESEGTGKRTG, encoded by the coding sequence ATGGCGAACAAGACACGGGACACGGCCAGCAGAGTTCTGATCTACCGGTTGGGAAGTCTTGGAGATACGGTTGTCGCTCTACCGGCGCTGCACCTCGTGGCGAAGGCCTTCCCGAATGCGGAACGAAGGCTGCTGACCAACTTTCCCGTCAATGTGAAGGCGCCGCCGGCAGTCGCCATCCTCGAACACACAGGGCTCGTGCATGGGTTCATTCCATATGCAGTTGGCACGCGCAGCCCGCGAGACCTGATCTCGCTCTGGTGGCAATTGGTTCGCTGGCGGCCTCAGGTCGTGGTGTACCTGGCGTCAGCACGCGGAATCGCATCGGCGAAGCGGGACGCCGCGTTCTTTCGCCTCTGCGGAGTCCGGCAACTGATCGGTGTCCCATTGACCGAGGAGATGCAACGCAATCGCCTCGGTCCTGACCAGGTGTTGGAGCCAGAAGCGGAACGGCTGGCCCGGAATATCGCAGTGCTGGGAGACGCCGCTCTGGATGAGCCGTCAAGCTGGGACCTTCGGTTGACCGCAGAAGAGAGGAGACGGGCTGCTGAGGCGCTTGAGCCGCTGGGTACGCGGAGGGTCGTCGCGCTGAGCGTAGGAACGAAGCGGCAATCGAAAGATTGGGGAAAGGAAAACTGGAGAGCGTTGCTCGCGCGCATGGCAGAGCTCTATCCCGAATACAGCGTTGCGTTGTGTGGCGCGGAAGAAGAGCGGGAGGCAAGTGAGTATGCCGCCGAAGGCTGGAGGCAATCGGCAGCACCGAAGACTGCGAATGCAATCGTGAATCTCTGCGGTAGTCTCTCCCCGCGGGAAAGCGCCGCGGTGTGTGAGAGAAGCCGAGTGTTTGTAGGTCACGATAGCGGGCCCATGCATCTGGCTGCGGCGGTGCAGACACCCTGCGTCGCTGTATTTTCGGCGAGAAATCGGCCAAAGGTATGGTTTCCCTATGGACGGCGGCATCGAGTGATCTATCACCAGGTAGATTGCTGGGGCTGCAACCTCGAGACATGTATTGTCGAAAAGAAAAAGTGCATCGATTCGATCGAAGTAAAAGAGGTTCTTGATGCAGTGCGCGCTCTGATAGAAGAGTCTGAGGGGACCGGCAAAAGGACAGGATGA
- a CDS encoding DUF4254 domain-containing protein yields the protein MLDALVITRMQDETTRAWHQTEDGTVLADEADLYADNLIAIATAQHRANFDLWHEEDKARDPSATDSQIAAVKHQIDKLNQQRNDLVEKLDTLLLSGLEENSKAPLNSETPGLIIDRLSILALRIFHTREESLRETATETHRIRNRERLALLEEQRNDLAGCLDALWTDILEGRRQFKLYRQMKMYNDPELNPAIYSHKHQP from the coding sequence ATGCTCGACGCCCTTGTGATCACTCGAATGCAGGACGAGACCACGCGCGCATGGCACCAGACCGAAGACGGAACGGTGCTTGCCGACGAGGCCGATCTGTACGCCGACAACCTGATTGCCATCGCCACCGCGCAGCACCGCGCCAACTTCGACCTGTGGCACGAAGAGGACAAGGCGCGCGACCCCTCGGCGACCGACTCGCAGATCGCCGCCGTCAAACACCAGATCGACAAGCTGAACCAGCAGCGCAACGACCTGGTGGAGAAGCTCGACACACTTCTGCTCTCGGGCCTCGAAGAGAACTCCAAGGCTCCGCTGAACTCGGAGACGCCGGGGCTCATCATCGACCGCCTCTCGATCCTCGCGCTAAGAATCTTCCACACTCGCGAGGAGAGCCTGCGCGAGACGGCCACTGAGACCCACCGTATCCGCAACCGCGAACGGCTCGCACTGCTCGAGGAGCAGCGAAACGACCTGGCCGGCTGTCTCGATGCCCTGTGGACTGACATCCTCGAAGGACGACGCCAGTTCAAGCTCTACCGCCAGATGAAGATGTATAACGACCCCGAACTGAATCCGGCGATCTACAGCCATAAGCATCAGCCGTAG
- a CDS encoding tetratricopeptide repeat protein translates to MAQTKTATVSSPKRSPRTLAGNVPATDDHARKQSLAHYEAALHLMQEGKYDKAKAAFEKLLDGGAGQLADRIRMYINACVLQISKGKTSFTSSEERYDYAISLLNDGHYEDAREEFQTILKDNDKADYAFYGLAVLASMTGDAQTCLEHLTEAIRQNPRNRIQARSDSDFQDMADDPRFTELLYPEV, encoded by the coding sequence ATGGCACAGACAAAGACCGCGACCGTATCCTCCCCCAAGCGTTCCCCACGTACTCTGGCCGGTAACGTACCGGCAACTGACGATCATGCTCGCAAACAGAGCCTCGCCCACTACGAGGCGGCGCTGCATCTCATGCAGGAGGGCAAGTACGATAAGGCAAAGGCAGCGTTCGAAAAGCTGCTCGATGGAGGGGCGGGCCAACTGGCCGACCGCATCCGCATGTACATCAACGCGTGCGTTCTGCAGATCTCAAAGGGCAAGACTTCGTTCACCAGCAGCGAAGAGCGCTACGACTACGCCATCTCCCTGCTCAATGACGGCCACTATGAAGACGCCCGTGAAGAGTTCCAGACCATCCTGAAGGACAACGACAAGGCCGACTATGCGTTCTACGGCCTGGCCGTGCTGGCAAGTATGACGGGCGACGCGCAGACCTGCCTCGAGCACCTCACCGAGGCGATCCGGCAGAATCCGCGCAACCGCATCCAGGCCCGCTCGGACTCGGATTTTCAGGACATGGCCGACGATCCGCGTTTCACGGAACTACTCTACCCTGAGGTCTAG
- a CDS encoding gluconeogenesis factor YvcK family protein, whose translation MLKPNGSKEQSLRVVAIGGGTGLSTLLRGLKRYVPVQDRRKSNRASGSAMLHPTSAVMAHTVICDLSAVVTVTDDGGSSGRLREDFKMLPPGDIRNCMVALSEDEHLLSQLFRYRFDQGELEGHSFGNLFVAALSNITGDFAQAVQMSSQILRTRGRIFPATNANVNLAAQMDDGSIVRGETSITKSKQSIIELMLEPAEVDPLTETLEAIATADLITLGPGSLYTSLITNLLVRGIPEALAASRATKVYVCNLMTQANESLGLSASEHIEKILKHTGEAQAPIFDYALINTAPISPELLKRYAREGQEPIRADLDRIRALGVEPVTGNFVHEGDVLRHDYDRVAEALLSLATPQQVANNTTSQSAHG comes from the coding sequence TTGTTGAAGCCGAACGGATCGAAGGAACAATCCCTCCGTGTAGTGGCCATCGGTGGAGGCACGGGTCTCTCTACGCTGCTGCGCGGCCTGAAACGCTACGTCCCGGTGCAGGATAGACGCAAGAGCAACCGTGCCTCGGGCTCGGCCATGCTGCATCCCACCTCGGCCGTAATGGCTCACACGGTGATCTGCGATCTTTCGGCGGTCGTCACCGTCACCGACGACGGCGGCTCCTCGGGCCGCCTGCGGGAAGACTTCAAAATGCTGCCTCCGGGGGACATCCGCAACTGTATGGTCGCGCTCTCCGAGGACGAGCACCTGCTCTCGCAGCTCTTTCGCTACCGCTTCGACCAGGGCGAGCTCGAGGGCCACAGCTTCGGCAACCTCTTTGTGGCCGCGCTCTCCAACATCACCGGCGACTTCGCCCAGGCCGTGCAGATGTCCTCGCAGATCCTGCGGACGCGCGGACGCATCTTTCCGGCGACGAACGCCAACGTCAACCTCGCCGCCCAGATGGACGACGGCTCCATCGTCCGTGGCGAGACCAGCATTACCAAGAGCAAGCAGAGCATCATCGAGCTGATGCTCGAGCCAGCCGAGGTCGATCCCCTGACCGAGACGCTTGAGGCCATCGCAACCGCCGACCTCATCACCCTCGGCCCGGGCTCGCTCTACACCTCGCTCATCACCAACCTTCTGGTTCGCGGAATTCCCGAGGCACTGGCGGCCTCGCGCGCCACCAAGGTCTACGTCTGCAATCTCATGACGCAGGCGAACGAGTCGCTTGGACTGTCAGCCTCCGAACACATCGAGAAGATTCTGAAGCATACAGGCGAAGCGCAGGCACCGATCTTCGACTACGCACTAATCAACACCGCTCCTATCTCGCCGGAGCTGCTGAAACGCTACGCCCGCGAAGGCCAGGAGCCGATTCGAGCCGATCTCGACCGCATCCGCGCGCTCGGGGTGGAACCAGTTACGGGCAACTTCGTCCACGAAGGAGATGTGCTGCGTCACGACTACGATCGCGTGGCTGAGGCACTGCTCTCACTTGCGACGCCGCAGCAGGTAGCGAACAATACGACGAGTCAGTCCGCGCATGGATGA
- the rlmN gene encoding 23S rRNA (adenine(2503)-C(2))-methyltransferase RlmN, whose protein sequence is MSQKIKDVKKSCGPESKALFGMLPDELGGLMAELGQKGYRATQIAEALYRQRVTGLDGMTALPATLRGQLEAAGYSVGLPEIVQTARSGDGTERYLIRLADGETVETVWMPDGDGGERGDGSEASLEEEVAEGLEGNASEFGEQRRDLRNLGALEQSGYSRATICISSQVGCAVNCQFCLTAKLGIKRNLTAGEIAGQVAAALNRHGVKIGKDRINLVFMGMGEPFLNYDEFIRSVHLLVRSIGIPESRMTVSTSGIEPSIRKFAHEPLRPKLALSLNASNDVVREQIMPITRKWKIGDLLDAVRTLPLGKREWVTFEYVLLGGVNDQPEHAREVLELLKGMKAKVNLIVWNPGPGIAYTQPKPEDVAVFQKMLIDGGMPTYIRRPRGRDIYAACGQLKRTVSEEQPQLVEIR, encoded by the coding sequence ATGTCACAGAAAATAAAGGATGTTAAAAAATCATGTGGCCCTGAGTCCAAGGCCCTCTTCGGGATGCTCCCGGACGAGCTGGGCGGGCTGATGGCTGAGCTGGGCCAGAAGGGGTATCGCGCGACCCAGATAGCTGAGGCCCTTTATCGTCAGCGGGTTACAGGATTGGACGGGATGACGGCCCTCCCAGCCACGCTCCGGGGCCAGCTAGAGGCTGCAGGGTATTCGGTGGGACTGCCGGAGATCGTCCAGACGGCTCGCTCAGGGGACGGGACGGAGCGCTATCTCATCCGGCTGGCCGATGGCGAGACTGTCGAGACGGTCTGGATGCCCGATGGCGATGGCGGCGAGCGCGGAGACGGAAGCGAGGCATCGCTCGAAGAGGAGGTCGCCGAAGGACTCGAAGGGAATGCCTCGGAGTTTGGAGAACAGAGGCGGGACCTGCGAAACCTGGGAGCGCTCGAGCAGAGCGGTTACAGTCGCGCGACCATCTGCATCTCGAGCCAGGTAGGGTGCGCGGTGAACTGCCAGTTCTGCCTGACGGCGAAGCTGGGCATCAAGCGGAACCTCACAGCAGGCGAGATCGCCGGGCAGGTCGCGGCCGCGCTGAACCGTCACGGCGTCAAGATCGGTAAGGACCGGATCAACCTCGTCTTCATGGGGATGGGCGAACCCTTCCTGAACTACGACGAGTTCATCCGCAGCGTGCACCTGCTCGTCAGAAGCATCGGGATTCCCGAGTCAAGGATGACAGTCTCGACGAGCGGAATCGAGCCGTCGATCCGAAAGTTCGCCCATGAGCCGCTGCGCCCGAAGCTCGCGCTCAGCCTGAACGCCTCCAACGACGTCGTGCGGGAGCAGATCATGCCGATCACGCGGAAGTGGAAGATCGGCGACCTGCTTGACGCCGTGAGGACCCTTCCACTGGGCAAGCGCGAGTGGGTCACGTTTGAGTACGTTCTGCTGGGAGGCGTGAACGACCAGCCCGAGCACGCGCGCGAGGTACTGGAACTGCTCAAAGGGATGAAGGCCAAGGTCAACTTAATCGTCTGGAACCCGGGGCCCGGAATCGCCTATACGCAGCCAAAGCCGGAGGACGTCGCCGTCTTCCAGAAGATGCTGATCGACGGCGGAATGCCAACGTACATCCGGCGTCCTCGGGGGCGCGATATCTACGCCGCCTGCGGGCAGCTCAAACGAACGGTGAGCGAGGAGCAGCCGCAGTTGGTGGAGATCCGATGA
- a CDS encoding M16 family metallopeptidase: protein MAATLIEETDLTRGTSRNIRTTTLPNGLTVLTESMPHLRSVSMGAWINSGSRDEFPEVNGISHFIEHMVFKGTTSRSSQQIAREVDSIGGNLDAFTGKETVCFNIKVLDENVAPALDILADLVLHPTFTPEELVREQGVILEEIKMDEDNPDYLVNEIFTQNFWKGAPLGRPILGTKKTVSSFNQQVLFDYYAGRFTPGNIVFSAAGNLEHDSFVAQVEEQFRSLSALSSQAPPRFETPRATPHITLRRKKSLEQVQLCLGVTAPPVNDSERYSVYLLNSMLGGGMSSRLFQTIREDRGLAYSIFSEMNPFRDTGLLAIYAGIAADKTRHVLELTLNELRRLKEVTVSMSELKRAKDQLKSNIVLGLESSSSRMSNLARQQMYFGRFFGVDEITREIDAVTPESVQSIAQKLFRPEALALTLLGNLGSLKIEREDLAC from the coding sequence ATGGCAGCAACCTTGATCGAAGAGACCGACCTCACCCGAGGCACATCTCGCAACATCCGTACGACTACCCTCCCCAACGGCCTCACGGTGTTGACCGAGAGTATGCCTCATCTCCGCAGTGTGTCCATGGGCGCATGGATCAACTCCGGCTCGCGCGATGAGTTCCCTGAGGTCAACGGGATCTCGCATTTCATCGAGCACATGGTCTTTAAGGGCACGACCTCGCGCTCTTCCCAGCAGATTGCCCGCGAGGTGGATTCGATCGGCGGCAATCTCGACGCCTTCACCGGTAAGGAGACCGTCTGCTTCAACATCAAGGTCCTCGACGAAAACGTCGCCCCTGCCCTCGATATCCTCGCCGACCTTGTGTTGCATCCCACCTTCACGCCTGAGGAGCTGGTGCGCGAGCAGGGTGTCATCCTCGAAGAGATCAAGATGGACGAGGACAACCCCGACTACCTCGTCAACGAGATCTTCACGCAGAACTTCTGGAAGGGCGCTCCGCTCGGCCGCCCCATCCTCGGCACCAAGAAGACCGTCTCCAGCTTCAACCAACAGGTTCTCTTCGACTACTACGCGGGTCGCTTTACACCGGGGAATATTGTCTTCTCGGCCGCTGGCAATCTCGAGCACGACAGCTTCGTCGCGCAGGTGGAGGAGCAGTTCCGCTCGCTCTCGGCCCTGAGCTCCCAGGCTCCTCCGCGGTTCGAAACTCCTCGGGCCACGCCGCACATCACGCTGCGCCGGAAGAAGTCGCTTGAGCAGGTGCAGCTCTGCCTCGGCGTCACGGCTCCTCCGGTCAATGATTCCGAGCGCTACTCTGTTTATTTGCTCAACAGCATGTTGGGCGGCGGCATGAGCTCGCGCCTGTTCCAGACGATCCGCGAAGACCGCGGCCTGGCTTATTCGATCTTCTCCGAGATGAATCCCTTCCGCGACACCGGGCTGCTCGCCATCTACGCGGGCATCGCCGCCGATAAGACCCGCCACGTGCTCGAGCTTACGCTCAACGAGTTGCGGCGTCTTAAGGAAGTGACTGTCAGCATGTCGGAGCTCAAGCGCGCCAAGGACCAGCTCAAGAGCAATATTGTCCTCGGCCTCGAGAGCTCCTCCAGCCGTATGTCGAACCTCGCCCGGCAGCAGATGTACTTCGGCCGGTTCTTCGGCGTCGACGAGATCACTCGTGAGATCGACGCCGTCACGCCGGAGTCCGTGCAGTCGATAGCGCAGAAGCTCTTCCGCCCCGAGGCCCTTGCGCTGACGCTGCTCGGGAACCTCGGCTCGCTGAAGATTGAGCGCGAAGACCTCGCCTGCTGA
- a CDS encoding type II secretion system protein, whose translation MNRPAAIRPEMNREEGFTLIELLIVMSVMLILMTLAVPQLLKLRKQANETSAVQSLRTIGQAELQYNSAYPANGFSCSLQQLGGDPKSGAPSAQAAQLIEPALATGFKAGYTFAITNCSKVTVNNQDMYTSYQITAVPSSVGKSGDRGFCTDENNHVTFDPAGGTNCTQPIQ comes from the coding sequence ATGAACCGCCCTGCCGCGATCCGCCCTGAGATGAACCGCGAAGAAGGCTTTACCCTGATCGAGCTGCTCATTGTGATGTCGGTAATGCTCATCCTGATGACGCTCGCAGTGCCTCAGCTTCTGAAGCTGCGCAAGCAGGCCAATGAGACCTCGGCGGTGCAGTCGCTGCGGACGATTGGCCAGGCAGAGCTGCAGTACAACTCGGCGTACCCGGCCAACGGCTTCTCCTGCTCGCTGCAGCAGCTCGGCGGTGACCCGAAGTCCGGAGCTCCCTCGGCCCAGGCGGCGCAGCTCATTGAGCCCGCGCTTGCCACCGGCTTCAAGGCCGGCTACACCTTCGCGATCACCAACTGCAGCAAAGTGACCGTCAACAACCAGGACATGTATACCTCCTACCAGATCACGGCTGTTCCCAGTTCCGTCGGCAAGTCCGGTGATCGCGGCTTCTGCACCGACGAGAATAACCACGTCACCTTCGATCCAGCGGGCGGCACCAACTGCACCCAGCCTATCCAGTAA
- a CDS encoding LolA family protein: MRPASLLLAVAFVLPCCARLVRAQQADKADPAIVRKVDDHYNHLTSLRARYTEHYSGMGLDRTESGTLLLKKPGRMRWSYDLPAGKLFVLDGKYAWFYTPGDAQVERTPAKQLDDLRSPLRFLLGHTQLKKELDNLAVSPDNNGFLITGVPKGMEQRVRLLTLWVSPAGTINRMRLEEIDGSVTEFAFSAYEENIPTKDADFTFHPPEGLAVVDALPPV, from the coding sequence ATGCGACCTGCATCGTTGCTGCTCGCAGTAGCCTTCGTCCTTCCCTGCTGCGCTCGACTCGTTCGTGCGCAGCAGGCGGACAAGGCCGATCCGGCCATCGTCCGCAAGGTTGACGATCACTACAACCACCTCACATCGCTTCGGGCCCGCTACACCGAGCACTACTCCGGCATGGGCCTCGACCGGACAGAGTCCGGCACGCTGCTGCTCAAGAAACCTGGCCGCATGCGCTGGAGCTACGACCTACCGGCCGGCAAGCTCTTTGTGCTCGACGGCAAATATGCCTGGTTCTACACTCCCGGCGACGCTCAGGTGGAACGCACGCCGGCGAAACAACTCGACGATCTGCGCTCTCCGCTGCGCTTTCTTCTAGGTCACACGCAGCTCAAAAAAGAGCTGGATAATCTCGCGGTATCGCCTGATAACAATGGCTTTCTGATCACCGGAGTTCCTAAGGGAATGGAGCAGAGAGTGCGGTTGCTGACCCTTTGGGTTTCGCCGGCTGGCACGATCAATCGGATGCGTCTTGAAGAGATCGATGGCTCCGTTACGGAGTTCGCCTTCTCGGCCTACGAAGAGAACATCCCGACCAAAGACGCCGACTTCACCTTTCATCCGCCTGAAGGCCTGGCGGTGGTCGATGCGCTTCCACCGGTCTAA
- a CDS encoding heavy metal translocating P-type ATPase — MATDPVCGMQVDEEKAKWSTEHGGTRWFFCCQSCLKKFEKEPRQFDGSQPKAAVGLVSIASAAPKPIAPLSAPAGAQYTCPMHPEVQSEKMAACPKCGMGLEPATIAPSRVEYTCPMHPEIVRDGPGSCPICGMALEPKEATGEEENTELEDMTRRLWVGALLTLPLLIVMVLELAGGVRWLQGPWLGWAELALATPVVLWCGWPFFERGWGSVVYRSLNMFTLIAIGTGAAYLYSVVAVTAPGIFPSSFRESNGNLGLYFESAAVITVLVLMGQVLELKARGRTGAAIRALLGLAPKTARRIAQDGTESDVLLAEVQVGDRLRVRPGEKVPVDGVVIEGHSSVDESMVTGESVPVEKTEGERVVGGTVNGTGSLVMRAERVGSETLLAQIVKMVGEAQRSRAPIQRLADHVAGYFVPAVLAVAAIAFAAWAIWGPEPRLAHALINAVAVLMIACPCALGLATPMSIMVGTGRGATEGVLVRNAEALESLEKVDTIVLDKTGTLTEGKPRLTVVAPAEGFDETTLLRLAASLERGSEHPLAAAIVKGAEHRMILPQQATNFVSVTGKGVTGVVEGRRVAVGTAALLRDQGLDAGDLEKDAEALRQNGQTVVLAAVDGRVAGLLGVADPAKPSSAKVVETLKRDGLKMVMVTGDNRTTASALAAQLGIEFEAEVLPAGKAEVIKRLQSQGRKVAMVGDGVNDAPALAQAQVGIAMGTGTDVAMMAGGMTLVSGDLRGLLRARRLSQRVMKNIRQNLFFAFIYNALGVPLAAGVLYPVSGLLLSPMIAAATMSFSSVSVIANALRLRSVKL, encoded by the coding sequence ATGGCGACAGATCCGGTCTGCGGGATGCAGGTTGATGAGGAGAAGGCGAAGTGGTCGACCGAGCATGGGGGCACGCGGTGGTTCTTCTGTTGCCAGTCATGTCTGAAGAAATTTGAAAAGGAGCCGCGGCAGTTCGACGGCTCGCAGCCCAAAGCTGCGGTGGGGTTGGTGTCGATTGCGTCGGCGGCGCCGAAGCCGATTGCACCGCTATCTGCCCCTGCAGGAGCCCAGTACACGTGTCCAATGCACCCCGAGGTGCAGTCGGAGAAGATGGCAGCCTGCCCGAAGTGCGGGATGGGGCTTGAGCCTGCGACGATAGCCCCGAGCCGCGTGGAGTACACCTGCCCGATGCACCCGGAGATCGTGCGGGATGGGCCGGGAAGCTGCCCGATCTGCGGAATGGCTCTGGAGCCGAAAGAAGCGACCGGCGAAGAGGAAAATACTGAGCTTGAGGATATGACGCGGCGGCTCTGGGTGGGCGCGCTGCTGACGCTGCCACTGCTGATCGTGATGGTGCTTGAGCTTGCGGGCGGCGTCCGCTGGCTTCAAGGCCCCTGGCTCGGATGGGCAGAGCTGGCGCTGGCGACTCCGGTGGTGCTTTGGTGCGGCTGGCCGTTCTTTGAGCGCGGATGGGGCTCCGTGGTGTATCGCAGCCTGAATATGTTTACGCTCATCGCGATTGGCACTGGCGCGGCTTATCTGTACAGCGTGGTAGCCGTCACAGCGCCGGGGATATTCCCGTCCTCATTCCGTGAAAGTAATGGGAATCTGGGACTCTACTTCGAGTCCGCAGCGGTCATTACGGTGCTCGTGCTGATGGGGCAGGTGCTGGAGCTCAAAGCCAGAGGACGCACTGGCGCTGCGATCCGCGCGCTGCTCGGGCTGGCTCCGAAGACGGCGCGCAGGATTGCGCAGGACGGGACCGAGAGTGACGTTCTCCTGGCCGAGGTGCAGGTCGGCGACCGCCTGCGGGTCAGACCGGGCGAGAAGGTCCCCGTGGACGGCGTCGTAATCGAAGGGCACAGCTCGGTCGACGAGTCGATGGTGACGGGAGAATCCGTGCCGGTCGAAAAGACCGAGGGCGAACGTGTCGTGGGCGGCACTGTGAACGGAACCGGCAGCCTGGTCATGCGCGCCGAAAGGGTTGGGTCGGAGACGCTGCTGGCGCAGATCGTGAAGATGGTCGGCGAGGCGCAGCGTTCACGGGCGCCGATCCAGCGGCTGGCCGACCATGTCGCCGGATACTTCGTTCCCGCGGTACTCGCCGTGGCGGCGATTGCATTTGCCGCGTGGGCGATCTGGGGGCCGGAGCCGCGGCTGGCTCACGCGCTGATCAACGCCGTCGCCGTGCTGATGATCGCCTGCCCCTGCGCCCTCGGCCTGGCCACCCCGATGTCGATCATGGTCGGGACGGGACGTGGCGCGACCGAGGGAGTGCTGGTGCGAAACGCCGAGGCGCTTGAGTCCCTCGAGAAGGTCGACACCATCGTCCTCGACAAAACCGGAACCCTGACTGAAGGGAAGCCTCGCCTGACCGTCGTTGCGCCTGCGGAGGGATTCGATGAGACAACCCTGCTGCGTCTGGCGGCGAGCCTCGAGCGCGGCAGCGAGCATCCGCTCGCAGCGGCAATCGTCAAGGGAGCCGAGCACAGGATGATTCTGCCGCAACAGGCAACGAACTTCGTCTCAGTGACCGGCAAGGGCGTGACGGGAGTCGTCGAGGGCAGGCGTGTCGCAGTAGGGACTGCGGCTCTCCTGCGAGATCAGGGACTCGACGCGGGCGATCTGGAGAAAGACGCCGAGGCTCTGCGGCAAAACGGGCAGACAGTTGTGCTCGCGGCAGTGGATGGGCGCGTGGCAGGGCTGCTTGGTGTTGCCGATCCAGCCAAGCCTTCGTCGGCAAAGGTCGTGGAGACGCTGAAGCGGGATGGCCTGAAGATGGTGATGGTGACCGGCGACAACCGCACGACTGCCTCCGCGCTCGCCGCTCAACTCGGAATCGAGTTTGAGGCTGAAGTCCTGCCTGCGGGCAAGGCCGAGGTGATCAAGCGGCTGCAGTCGCAAGGCCGAAAGGTCGCCATGGTGGGGGACGGCGTGAACGACGCTCCCGCGCTCGCGCAAGCCCAGGTAGGCATCGCCATGGGAACCGGCACTGACGTTGCAATGATGGCCGGAGGCATGACGCTGGTAAGCGGCGATCTTCGCGGACTGCTCCGGGCAAGACGTCTGAGCCAGCGCGTCATGAAGAACATCCGGCAGAACCTCTTCTTCGCCTTCATCTACAATGCGCTCGGCGTACCGCTGGCGGCAGGAGTGCTCTATCCGGTCTCCGGCCTGCTGCTGAGCCCGATGATCGCGGCTGCTACGATGAGCTTCAGCTCAGTCTCGGTGATCGCAAATGCGTTGAGGCTGCGAAGCGTGAAGTTGTAA